The Armatimonadota bacterium genome includes the window TCGTCAGGGCCCGACCCGGGAACGTGGCAAGAAACCGGCCCGGGTGGTCAAGCGCCTCACCCGCCAGCTCAAAGGGCTTTGCCGCCAGCCTCCGGACGAAGCTGCCCACATACTGCTCCATGAACTCAAGAGTGTGTGCCACGCTTCCGCGCCCGCACACGACACACGTCATCTGGGAACGTCCCGTCTGCAAGGGTGCCACCAGGTGCCAAGTCAGACGGCCGCACCGAGGACAGTGCAACTCAAGTTCGTACCGCTCCGCCACCCCCTTCATGTCTCCCCTCCAAGCCGTTCAAGCCACCGAGTGAACTCCTCCAGAAACCGTGCGCCGTCGGCTCCGTCGGCCACACGGTGGTCCAGCCCGAGCGTGAACTCGCACACCGGCCGTAACGCGAGCGCGTCTCCCACCACCCAGGGGCGGAGCCGTACCGCTCCCACAGACAGGATGGCCGCCTGCCCGGGGACGACAAGGGAAGTGAACCGATCCACCCCCAGCATCCCCAAATTTGAAACCGTGAACACCGCTCCCCTGACGTCCTCCAGCCCAAGCGCGTTCTCTCGTGCACGGCGGGCGAGCTCGCCGATTTCTTCATTCAACACCGGTAACGGCTTCCGATCCGCATCGCGAACCACCGGGACCACGAGCCCCTCCGCAGTGTCCACAGCAACGCCCACGTGCACAGCGTCAGCTACAGTACCGTCCGGCGCGGTACGAAGTCGAGGGTACCTTTGCAGGGCCCGTGCCGCAGCCCAAACCACCACCGCCGTGTACGAAGCTCCGGCACGCAATCGCTCCACCACCGACATGTCCACGGCACGCGTCAGGTGGACCTGGGGCACCTCTCGCGCACTCTGGACCATCCGCTCGGCCACAAGCCTGCGGCGTTCCAGCGTCCGGCTCACGCCCGTCGTCATGGCCGCCAGCGCCGCCCGCACGTCGGCTTCCGTGATGCGGCCCCCGGGCCCCGTACCACGTACGGTAGACAGATCGAGCCCTGCCTCCTTTGCAAGCCGCCGCGCCACCGGAGTGGCTGCCACGGGACCCGTCTCTGAAGGCCCTTCCCCTATCGCGGGCCCCGCTGCTGCAGTGGTCTCTATCTGCTCTGGCCTCCCCGCAGGCAGCAACTCAGCAGGCAGCGACTCACCCGGTTCGAGGATGTACGCCATGACCGCGGTCACGGGCACCACGTCTCCGGGCCCCACCCGGACCCCGGCCAGCTTTCCGCTCGCGGGCGCCTCCACCTCCATGTTCACCTTGTCCGTCATCACCTCGACGAGCGGCTCCCCGGCCCGGACCTGCTCTCCCTCCTCCCGCAGCCACCGCACCACGGTCGCCTGCTCCATCAACATGTCGAACTTGGGCAGGATTACCGGACGGGCCACGATCCCCCCTATGCTGCCAGCACCCGTCGCACAGCCTCGACCACGTCCTCCTCCTGCGGGACTGCCGCCCGCTCGAGTCTGGGGCTGTACGGGATCGGGCACTCGGCACCACCGAGTCGCACGACGGGGGCCTGCAGGTAGTACAGAGCGTCGCTCTCCGCAATCCGTGCCACGATTTCCGCCCCGATCCCCAAAGTCCTCACACCCTCGTACACGACCACCGCCCGCCCGGTTTTCCGGACCGACCGGAGAATCGTATCAGCATCCAGCGGCCGTAGCGTCCGTGGATCCACCACCTCCACCGAGACCCCCTCCGCCGCCAGACGGTCCGCCGCCGCCAGCGCCCGGGGCACCATCGCAGACGTGGCCACCACAGTCACGTCCGTCCCCTCCCGCTTCACCTCCGCCCGACCCAGCGGGATCTCATACGGATCCTCAGAAACCTCACCTCGCGTCCGGTACAGGAGCTTGTGCTCCACGAATATCACCGGGTTCGGGTCCCGGATGCTCGCCAGCAGCAGTCCCTTCGCGTCCCGCGGTGTACTTGGAGCTACCACCTTGAGGCCGGGGACGTGGACAAACCACGCCTCCAGGCTCTCGGAGTGCTGCGCTGCCGCACCGGTTCCGGCTCCCGCAGGCGTCCGGACCACCATCGGTACCTGTGCCTTTCCCCCGAACATGTAGCGGATCTTCGCCGCCTGCAGGACCAGCTGCTCCATGCAAAGGGCAACGAAGTCCATGAACTGAACCTCCAGCACGGGGCGCAGACCCGTGAGCGCCGCACCGATCGCGCATCCCGTGATCGCCGCCTCCGAAATCGGCGTGTCTCGTACCCGCTCGGGTCCGAACTGGTCCAGCAGGCCCTCCGTAACGCCGAACGCGCCCCCGTAGACACCAATGTCCTCCCCAAGCAGAATGACTGCGGGGTCCGCCTCCATAGCCTGCCGCAGGGCTTCCCGGACCGCCTCTGCGTAACTCAGCTCCCGCGTCATGCGTACACGTCCTCCAACAGCGTGCTCGGGTCGGGCTCCGGGCTGGCTTCCGCAAACCGGACCGCTTCCTCTACCTGCTCGACCGCGCTCCGCCGCAGTGCCTCGTACTCTTCCTCCTCCAGAAGCCCTTCGCCTTGCAGGTATGCCCGGAACCGCTCAATGGGATCCCGGGACCGCCACCGTTCCACCTCCTCACGGCTCCGGTACCGCTGCCGGTCACTCTTGCTGTGCCCGCGATACCGGTACGTGATACACTCCAGCAACGTCGGCCCCTCTCCCTTCCGGGCCCGCTCCACTGCTTCTTGGGCTGCCTCGAACACCGACATGACATCCATCCCGTCAACGGTCCGTCCCGGAATGCCGTAAGCACACGCCCTCTCCGCCACGCGCTCCACGCGCATGGAGTTGCGGACCGGCATCGACATGGCGTACTGGTTGTTCTCGCACACGAACACCACAGGCAGCTCCCAGATGCTGGCCAGGTTCAAAGACTCGTGAAAAGCGCCCTCGTTGGCAGCGCCGTCACCGAAAAAAGCCACGCAAACTTGCTGGGTTCGCCGGATCTGGATCGAAAGCCCGACCCCTGTCGCGATCGGAAGGCCCCCCGCCACAATACCGTTCGCACCCAGGTTGCCCCCCTCCACGTCGGCGATGTGCATGCTCCCGCCCCGACCGCGGCAGTAGCCCGTCTCCTTGCCGAGAAACTCCGCCATCATGCGCCGCACGTCCGCACCCTTCGCCAGGCAATGCCCGTGCCCACGGTGCGTGCTCAGAATGTAGTCGTCCGGCCGCAGCGCCTGACATACCCCGACGGCCACCGCCTCCTGCCCGATGCTCAGGTGCATGGTGCCGTGCACCCTGCCCAGCCCGTACAGTTCCTCCGCCTTTTCCTCGAAGGTACGGATAAGCAGCATCGTCCCGAGCATCGCCCGGAGCTGTTCCACCGAAAGCCCTACCGACTTCACTGTTCCACCCCCCGTTCCGCCCGCAGCGACCGCAGAACCGCGCGGGCGGCCACGTGGTCTGTAACGAGCACGTCTGCCAGCTCTCCACACAGAAGCCCCAGAATCGCCTCGGCCTTCTCCAGTCCACCGGCGACCGCCACGACCGTGGGGATCCGGCGCAGATCCTCGAACTCCACCGCCACGATGCGACGCTGGAGTTCGTCATCCACCGGGAGCCCCTCCCGTGTGTAAGGCCTCGTGCAGACATCACCAACCGCGCCGCGCTCGCGCAACGCCGCAAATTCCCGCGCCGAAAAGTAGCCGCTCTGCACGAGCGTCGACGAGGCGACGAGCGCCCCGACTCCAACAAGCGCTACGTCCGCCTGTCGCGCCATATCCAGGACCCTCCGAATGTTCGGATCGGAGCACAGGGCCTGCTGGACCTCCGCGCTCGCCACGATTGCGGGCGCGTGCAACAG containing:
- a CDS encoding dihydrolipoamide acetyltransferase family protein — protein: MARPVILPKFDMLMEQATVVRWLREEGEQVRAGEPLVEVMTDKVNMEVEAPASGKLAGVRVGPGDVVPVTAVMAYILEPGESLPAELLPAGRPEQIETTAAAGPAIGEGPSETGPVAATPVARRLAKEAGLDLSTVRGTGPGGRITEADVRAALAAMTTGVSRTLERRRLVAERMVQSAREVPQVHLTRAVDMSVVERLRAGASYTAVVVWAAARALQRYPRLRTAPDGTVADAVHVGVAVDTAEGLVVPVVRDADRKPLPVLNEEIGELARRARENALGLEDVRGAVFTVSNLGMLGVDRFTSLVVPGQAAILSVGAVRLRPWVVGDALALRPVCEFTLGLDHRVADGADGARFLEEFTRWLERLGGET
- a CDS encoding alpha-ketoacid dehydrogenase subunit beta, translating into MTRELSYAEAVREALRQAMEADPAVILLGEDIGVYGGAFGVTEGLLDQFGPERVRDTPISEAAITGCAIGAALTGLRPVLEVQFMDFVALCMEQLVLQAAKIRYMFGGKAQVPMVVRTPAGAGTGAAAQHSESLEAWFVHVPGLKVVAPSTPRDAKGLLLASIRDPNPVIFVEHKLLYRTRGEVSEDPYEIPLGRAEVKREGTDVTVVATSAMVPRALAAADRLAAEGVSVEVVDPRTLRPLDADTILRSVRKTGRAVVVYEGVRTLGIGAEIVARIAESDALYYLQAPVVRLGGAECPIPYSPRLERAAVPQEEDVVEAVRRVLAA
- the pdhA gene encoding pyruvate dehydrogenase (acetyl-transferring) E1 component subunit alpha, yielding MLGTMLLIRTFEEKAEELYGLGRVHGTMHLSIGQEAVAVGVCQALRPDDYILSTHRGHGHCLAKGADVRRMMAEFLGKETGYCRGRGGSMHIADVEGGNLGANGIVAGGLPIATGVGLSIQIRRTQQVCVAFFGDGAANEGAFHESLNLASIWELPVVFVCENNQYAMSMPVRNSMRVERVAERACAYGIPGRTVDGMDVMSVFEAAQEAVERARKGEGPTLLECITYRYRGHSKSDRQRYRSREEVERWRSRDPIERFRAYLQGEGLLEEEEYEALRRSAVEQVEEAVRFAEASPEPDPSTLLEDVYA